Proteins from a genomic interval of Geitlerinema sp. PCC 9228:
- a CDS encoding adenylyltransferase/cytidyltransferase family protein: MSHLVYDVATLQAAIADRPQQWRPCVFTNGCFDLLHVGHVRYLQAAKAWGRTLIVGVNSDRSVRSIKPPKPQQPTRPLIPQGQRAEMVAALKPVDAVAIFEETTASHLIEQLQPDIYVKGGDYNLETLPEAASVRSYGGRIALVPIEISTSTTTIVNRILNFVELYE, encoded by the coding sequence ATGAGCCATTTGGTGTACGATGTAGCCACCCTCCAAGCAGCGATCGCCGATCGCCCCCAGCAATGGCGACCGTGCGTATTTACCAACGGTTGTTTTGACCTGCTTCACGTCGGTCACGTCCGTTACCTGCAAGCTGCAAAGGCATGGGGACGGACATTAATTGTCGGCGTCAACAGCGATCGCTCGGTACGATCCATCAAACCACCAAAACCCCAACAACCTACCCGACCCCTTATTCCCCAAGGGCAGCGAGCGGAAATGGTAGCCGCTCTCAAACCAGTAGATGCGGTAGCAATCTTTGAAGAAACCACCGCCAGCCATCTCATCGAGCAATTGCAGCCGGATATTTATGTCAAAGGGGGCGATTACAACCTAGAAACTTTGCCAGAAGCGGCATCTGTGCGCTCTTATGGCGGTAGAATTGCGCTAGTTCCCATTGAAATTTCCACATCAACTACTACGATCGTTAATCGTATCCTCAATTTTGTAGAACTTTATGAGTGA
- a CDS encoding GUN4 domain-containing protein, whose translation MSDSTIAASEVQAIAQKLLDAPPTKQIQLLQQLAEGGETGIQALIDFLQARQNQPPTIAMGKAYQLLIQQDYPQAQDFVRNTLPEGVVPLQSDRNMDYRQLQEQLAQADFLKADRQTAQKLCELGGEMAAKRKWLYFTEAARLPVTDLRTINTLWQVYSEGKFGYSVQRELWLSAGKDWEKFWQKINWKTGNKWTRYPNEFTWDLSAPKGHLPLSNQLRGVRVLKEILTHPAWQNDTSDQ comes from the coding sequence ATGAGTGACTCCACCATTGCCGCATCCGAAGTCCAAGCGATCGCTCAAAAACTCCTAGATGCCCCGCCAACCAAGCAAATCCAACTGCTGCAACAGCTAGCAGAAGGCGGCGAAACTGGCATCCAAGCGCTCATCGATTTTCTTCAAGCTCGCCAAAACCAGCCGCCTACCATTGCCATGGGGAAAGCTTACCAGCTTTTGATTCAACAGGACTATCCCCAAGCCCAAGATTTTGTCCGCAATACCCTCCCCGAAGGCGTCGTCCCCTTGCAATCCGACCGAAACATGGATTATCGGCAATTGCAGGAACAACTGGCGCAAGCAGATTTTCTCAAAGCCGACCGACAAACAGCGCAAAAACTCTGCGAACTCGGCGGCGAAATGGCGGCAAAAAGAAAATGGCTGTATTTCACCGAAGCCGCGCGCCTGCCAGTTACCGATCTGCGTACCATCAATACCCTGTGGCAGGTCTATTCGGAGGGCAAATTTGGCTATTCCGTCCAACGAGAGCTGTGGCTTTCGGCTGGCAAAGATTGGGAAAAATTCTGGCAAAAAATTAACTGGAAAACTGGAAATAAATGGACCCGCTATCCCAATGAATTTACTTGGGATTTAAGCGCTCCCAAGGGCCATTTGCCTTTGTCCAACCAACTGCGAGGGGTCCGCGTTTTGAAAGAAATTCTTACCCATCCCGCTTGGCAGAACGACACCAGCGACCAATAA